In Methanocaldococcus sp. FS406-22, the genomic stretch ATGTTATTCTTGGTAAAGAGGTAGCTTATGATGGAATTTGGTATGCAATATTAGGAACTCTGGCTTTAGTTACATTAGCAGTTTTATTTTCCATACCCTTTGGAATTTTAGGGGCAATTTATCTTCATGAATATGCTGAAGATAGCAAGGTTGTAAAAATTATAAGATTCTCTATTGATTGCTTAGCTGGGATTCCCTCAATTGTTTTTGGTTTGTTTGGATTTTCAATTGCAGTTGCTACAAAACTTGGACCATGTCTGTTAATTGGAGGATTAACTTTATCCTTTATAATACTACCTACCATAATGAGAACTACAGAAGAGGGCTTAAAAACAGTTCCACAAGAATTAAAAGAGGGATGTTTTGCATTAGGGCTACAAAATGGCAAACAATAAGGCATGTTGTGCTACCAATGGCTTTTCCCCAAATAATAACTGGAGTTATTTTAGGCATTGGTAGAAGTGCCGAAGAAACAGCGGCTATTGTGTTTACCGCGGCAACAGCGTTTTCATATTCTATTGGCTTATTTGACCAAATAGAAGCACTACCTTATAAATTATATATCTTAGCAACCGAATATTCTTCTCAGAAAGAATTGCAGATGGCTTATGGAGTAGCATTGGTTTTAATTACCATGATGTTTATTATATTTGGGACCGCAAGTTATCTTAGGAAAAGATACACAATAAAATACTAAAATCTAAAGTTATTAACTCTTTTAATAACTCCTGAGTAATTAAATTTTTTTCCAAATAACTTTATATACTACCATTTTAAGAAAAACCAGTGATTTTATGTAACTTAAATTATTAAAAATACTATAATTATAATTCAATATATATTATTAAATCATTAGTGAGATTATGAAAGGGAAAAAGATAGCTATTGTTGCCCACTGCATATTAAACCAAAATAGTGTTGTTAATGGGTTGGAGAGGGCTGAAGGGGCTTTTAATGAAGTTGTTGAGATTCTTTTAAAGCATAACTATGCGATAATCCAACTTCCATGTCCAGAGCTGATTTATTCGGAGTATAATAGAGAAGGAAAAACAAAGGAAGAGTATGATACAAAAGAATACAGAGAGCTTTGCAAAGAACTTTTAAAACCAATAATTAAATATCTTGAAGAGTATAAAAAATATAACTTTAAATTCATTCTAATTGGGATAGAGAACTCTCCAACTTGTGATATTTTCAAAAATAGGGGAATTTTAATGGAAGAATTATTAAACGAGGTTGAAAAATTAGATATTGATATTAAGATGATAGAATATCCAAAAGAGGAAGGGAATTACAAAGCATTTATAAAAAATTTGAAGAAGATGATAAAATGATTTTGGGAATAGATATTGGCTCAACAACAACAAAAATGGTTTTAATGGAAGATAACAGGATATTTTGGTATAGGATAGAAGATGTTGGGGTGGTTATTGAAGAGGATATCTTATCAAAGATGATTAAAGAGATTGAGCAAAAATATCCAATAGATAAAATCATAGCCACTGGATATGGAAGGCATAAGATTAGCTTTGCAGATAAGGTAGTTCCAGAAGTCATTGCCTTAGGAAAGGGAGCAAACTATTTCTTTAACGATGCAGATGGTGTTATTGATATAGGAGGACAAGACACAAAGGTCTTAAAGATTGATAAAAATGGTAAAGTTGTAGATTTCATCCTATCAGATAAATGTGCGGCTGGAACTGGAAAGTTTTTAGAGAAGGCATTGGACATCTTAAAAATTGATAGAGATGAGATAAATAAGTATAAATCAGATAATGTTGCCAAGATATCCTCAATGTGTGCCGTCTTTGCTGAAAGTGAGATAATAAGCTTACTATCTAAAAAAGTCCCAAAGGAAGAGATTTTGATGGGAGTTTATGAAAGTATAATAAATAGGGTTATCCCAATGATAAATAGGCTTAAAATACAAAACATGGTGTTTAGTGGTGGAGTTGCTAAAAATAAGGTTTTAGTTGAAATGTTTGAGAAAAAATTAAGTAAAAAGCTTTTGATTCCAGAAGAACCACAGATTGTTTGCTGTGTTGGAGCTATATTAGTATAATTTTTATTTTTCACTCATAAATAAGGGTGGAAGTTTATCATCAACTCCCGGAATATAGCCAAAAGTATCTCTAACTTTTAATTGCATTCTGTGGAAGATATAAGCTAGGGGGATGTCCATTGGGCATGCATCCTCACATTGCCCACAGTTTATACAACTCTGTCCGATATGACTTAACCTAACCCCTTGGAATATTAATGGATTTGGTGGGATTTTGCCTTTCTCGTCAATATAATCTTTTTCTAACCTACATTCAACACAGAAGCAGAGTGGGCAGTTATCTCTACAACCGTAGCATTTTATGCATCGGTTCCAATACTTCTCCCATTCTTCTAAACTTGGATACTCTGCCTCTAAGTGCTTCTTCTGGAATTTTTTAGCTAGTTTTATCATTATATTTTCAATCTTTTCTCTAATTTGTATAGCCTTCTCTGAGGGTTGTTTGATTTTGATATATCCCTCTTTTTCGGCATCTTCAACAAGCTTTCTCCCCTTCTCTGAACAAATCTCAACAAAAGTCCAGCCCTTCTCAGCCCCCCAGTTCCCACAGGCTAAATCAGCCATTCTCGGAACCATTACCTCACATCTCTGACAATTCTTCCTCCTACCAAAGCCTTTTTCCTCCAACTCATCTATTTTGATAGCTTTATGCTCCCCACTCTTTAATTCGATAATAAACTTCCCCTTATCAATCTCCTCCTTAACAACATCTAATGGATTGACTTCATAAAATAGTTCAATCATTTTCATAGCCGTAATCGGGCTAATAGTCCCCCCACAATTCAAACCAATCATATAAACGTTATCTAAGTTAATCTGGTTTAACTTAGCTAACTCCCTAATTGCCATTGCATCACACGGTTTTGTTGGAACGGCTATTTTTTTATCAGCTAAGTATTTTGCTATCAACTTTCCAAAGTTTACAGGAGCACAGTGTAAAGACCCAGCAGTTTCTATTAACTCATCAGAATTCGTTATAAACACTGGAATACCATCATAAACGTCCTCACCCCTCTTCAAAGCTAAAACACCATCAACAAGCTTTTTATCTAATAAGTATTTAAATAAAGCAGTAACAGCCCCACCACACTCAGCCTTCTTCAAAATCTCATTATCAGTAGCTTGAATTAGAGCATATTTCATGATATCACCTTAATAACTTCTTTTTGGATATCTTCTAATGAATTAAAGCCTAAATCAATCCCAAGCTTTTCAGCTAAGTTTTTGATTATCATCCAATCGTCCATCGCCTCTCCGGGAGGATTAACTGCCTTATTTATCTTCTGCACTCTTTTATCTGTATTTGTGAATGTTCCTTCTTTCTCAGCCCAGCATGTTGAAGGTAAAACAACATCAGCTAATTCAGCAGTTTCAGTCCTTATAATATCTTGAACAACTAAAAACTCAGCATTTTTTAATGCATCTTTATCAATTAAAGCTGGATTCTCTCCCATTATGTATAAGAACTTTGAGTTTTTCAATAACTCAAAATATTCATCCTTATTCAAAGCAGGGATGCCAATAAGTGTTGCTCCAACTGTATTGCAATGCTTAGCTATAGGCAAAACCTTGGCAGTTTTAGCTAATTCATCAACGTTTATTGGAGCATTAATTATAACTATGGTGTTTTCATCAACATTACCTAAATCAATATTTGAATAATCATCAACCTTCACAAACTCATCAGCATTTAATTTTAGGATTTCTTTTTCTTCTGTATTAAAAATTGTTACCTTAGCTCCTTTATCCTTTGCCCTAATAACCTTTCTTCCAATTAATGCATGCTCAGAAAAGACATCACCAATAATTATAATGTTTTTTGCATCCTCTATGTGATCAATACTTGTAGAGATTTCAGCATAATTAACCTTTGGAGAGTTGCAGATACAATGCCCAATCTTAGCTTTTAAGCTATCAGCCAACTTTTTTAATGCATAGTTATCTTCATTTGTGCATCTTCCAGAGGCAATAAAGGTTATATCATCACCATTATAGCTCTCTATCTTTTCTACAATAAAACTTAGTGCTTCATCCCAAGTAACCTCAACAAACTTTCCATTCTTTTTAATCAATGGCTTTTTTAACCTCTTTTCATGATATATAATCTCATAACACTTCTTTCCATTTATGCAGTTCTTACCCTCATTTATTGGATGTCTCTTGTATGGATATGTGCCAACAACTTTGCTATCTTTAACTATCAAATCTATTCCGCACCCAACACTACAACCCGGGCAAATAGTATGAACAACTCTCACGTTATCACCTTAAATATTCATGCTTTAACAATGATATTAAAAAATCCTGCCATTTTTAAATTGCCTATATTTCATGTATTTCCTGCTCTAATCCATATTCTAACTCTAAGGTTTGATGTTTGGACTCTTTTCCTGTCTTTACTACTTTCAACTTTTGATGCTTATTTTCATATTAATACCAATTATGATATTACCTAAATGTTAATATCATCTTTCATTTTTGTATATAAAATTTACTACTTAATTCAAATTATTGTTATTATAGTAAGATAAAATTTTAAAAAGTATTACCAAATAGGTAAAAAATATAGTGGTAAGTATTAAATTACAAAAACTCTTTAACCTTGCTGATAATTCTCTTTAAAATCTCTCTATCTGGCAACACTCCCTCTGGTGGGTCTATAACCTTCTTCAACTGAATTGGAATTCCATCCATCCTATAGGCAGTCCCCTCTGCCTCTACACCAGCAATTGCTGGGGGAATTATAATGTTTGCCAACTCTGCCGTTGGTGTGTCGTGTGGGTCTATGCAAATTAATGGAATTTCTGCCATTCTTTCAACTGCCTTCTGTGGGAAGTGAGCTCCAGGGTCTGAGGCTATGTTTAGCATGGCATCTGCCTCCTTTCTCATCAACAAATCTGTTACACTCGTATCTCCTGGATTGAATCTTGGATATCCTCTTGAGAAATCTACACACAATGGAAAACCAGTAACCCACGTGCATACCTGGTTAAAGCCATTAACGTTGTAATGCCCTCTCATTGGGATTAGAGTGAATTTAGTATAGGCGTTTAAATCAATAACTAAACAAATGGCGTTATCTATATTCCTATGTTTACTTCCAGATTGAGTAACCCCCATACCAAAGAATAAACATCCAAATTGAGCGTTTTTGCAAATCTCTACTGCCTCATAGATTAAATCAACTGGAACTCCTGCAACTTTATCTACTTGCAATTCAAAGCCTTTTAATACAGCCCTCATTGCACTAATTAACTCATAATCCTTATGAGGCTCAACCTGCAAATGCACGTCTGCCAACTTTGCAGTATCAGTCTCCCTTGGGTCAACGACAATTAAAGTCCTATCCTCTCTACCCCTCTCTCTGAAAAATCCTCTCGCAAATACTGAGTATCTACTCATATGCCTTGGGTGAGCGTGCATTGGATTTGAACCCCAATAAATGATTACATCAGCTCTGTTTTTAACCTCCCCCAATGTGCAGATTGGATAACCAACATCTTGCAATGCCCAAACACTCGGTCCATGGCAAACTTCTGCGGTGTTGCTAACAACTCCTCTAACTAACTCAGCTAACTCTATGCCATAGACATGTGCATGACATTCAGTTGCAGAAAAGCCATAGATTAAAGGCAAATCTGCCTCAACTAATATTCTTGCAGTCTCTTCAATGGCAGTGTCAATATCAACCTTTTTAAAATCATCCTTCTTGTTTTCTCTCATTAATGGCTCTCTCCATCTAACTGCCCCTTCGAAGTGCATAAACTTGGCATGTCCTATTCTACATGCATTTCTTGTTCCTATAATATGCCCCTCATTATCCACAATAACCACAACATCATCACACAATGTTCCACAGAATGGGCAAACTACATTTTTTATCTCTCTCATGCTATCACCCTATAAAAAAATAATTTAGGCAGGGTCTCTGAATGCTCCTTCAATTTGTTTATATAGTTGAATTGTTTTGAAGTGGTTCTGCTCCAATGCTCCACTTGGACATCCAGCGGCACATGTTCCGCATCCTTTGCATAACGCGGCAATAACTTCACAAACCAATCTACCATCTTTCTCGACTAATCTTGGAGCTCCATATGGGCATTGTTTTACACAAACTCCACAACCTCCACAGATTTCTTCATTTACTGTTGCTACAATTGGCTCAACCTCAACCTCTCCTTTGGCTAATGGAATAGCAGCCCTTGCAGCAGCTGCAGAACCTTGAGCTACTGATGCTGGAATATCTTTAGGCCCTTGACAGGCTCCAGCTAAATAAACTCCATCTGTTGCTGTATCAACAGGTCTCAATTTTGGATGAGCTTCCATGAAGAATTGGTCTGGTGTTCTTGAAATTCCCAAAATTCTTTGAATTTCATCAGCTGATTTTGTTGGCACCATTCCAACTGATAAAACAACTAAATCATACTCCTTCTCAATAATCTCTCCTAATAACGTGTCTTCTGCTCTAATGATTAGGTTCTTGGTTTTTGGGTCTTCTAAGATTTGGGCTGGTCTTCCTCTTATGAAGTTAATGCCATACTGCTTTGCACTTCTTTCGTAAAATTCTTCATATCCCTTGCTGAATGCCCTAATATCCATGTAGTAGATATCTATCTCTGTATCTGGAGATTTTTCTTTGATTAACTGGGAGTTTTTCATTGCATACATACAGCACACATTGGAACAGTATTTATTTCCAACTTTAGCATCCCTTGAACCAACACATTGAATAAATGCAATTCTTTTTGGTTTTTTGCCATCGCTTAGCCTAATAACCTTTCCTCCTGTTGGGCCAGAGGCGTTAATCATCCTCTCTAACTCAAGGGCAGTTATAACGTTGTCATAAATTCCATAGCCATATTCTTCTCTAACTGTTGGGTCAAATGGGTCATAACCAATGGCACAAATTATTGTTCCAACCTCAACCTCAATGAACTCTGGTTTTTGATTGAAATCTATAGCTTTGGGGCCACAAACCTTGGCACATAAGCCACATTCTATGCAATGCTCTTTATCAATTGTATATTTTGATGG encodes the following:
- a CDS encoding CD3072 family TudS-related putative desulfidase, which encodes MKGKKIAIVAHCILNQNSVVNGLERAEGAFNEVVEILLKHNYAIIQLPCPELIYSEYNREGKTKEEYDTKEYRELCKELLKPIIKYLEEYKKYNFKFILIGIENSPTCDIFKNRGILMEELLNEVEKLDIDIKMIEYPKEEGNYKAFIKNLKKMIK
- a CDS encoding acyl-CoA dehydratase activase, with product MILGIDIGSTTTKMVLMEDNRIFWYRIEDVGVVIEEDILSKMIKEIEQKYPIDKIIATGYGRHKISFADKVVPEVIALGKGANYFFNDADGVIDIGGQDTKVLKIDKNGKVVDFILSDKCAAGTGKFLEKALDILKIDRDEINKYKSDNVAKISSMCAVFAESEIISLLSKKVPKEEILMGVYESIINRVIPMINRLKIQNMVFSGGVAKNKVLVEMFEKKLSKKLLIPEEPQIVCCVGAILV
- a CDS encoding Coenzyme F420 hydrogenase/dehydrogenase, beta subunit C-terminal domain, which produces MKYALIQATDNEILKKAECGGAVTALFKYLLDKKLVDGVLALKRGEDVYDGIPVFITNSDELIETAGSLHCAPVNFGKLIAKYLADKKIAVPTKPCDAMAIRELAKLNQINLDNVYMIGLNCGGTISPITAMKMIELFYEVNPLDVVKEEIDKGKFIIELKSGEHKAIKIDELEEKGFGRRKNCQRCEVMVPRMADLACGNWGAEKGWTFVEICSEKGRKLVEDAEKEGYIKIKQPSEKAIQIREKIENIMIKLAKKFQKKHLEAEYPSLEEWEKYWNRCIKCYGCRDNCPLCFCVECRLEKDYIDEKGKIPPNPLIFQGVRLSHIGQSCINCGQCEDACPMDIPLAYIFHRMQLKVRDTFGYIPGVDDKLPPLFMSEK
- a CDS encoding molybdopterin oxidoreductase family protein — its product is MRVVHTICPGCSVGCGIDLIVKDSKVVGTYPYKRHPINEGKNCINGKKCYEIIYHEKRLKKPLIKKNGKFVEVTWDEALSFIVEKIESYNGDDITFIASGRCTNEDNYALKKLADSLKAKIGHCICNSPKVNYAEISTSIDHIEDAKNIIIIGDVFSEHALIGRKVIRAKDKGAKVTIFNTEEKEILKLNADEFVKVDDYSNIDLGNVDENTIVIINAPINVDELAKTAKVLPIAKHCNTVGATLIGIPALNKDEYFELLKNSKFLYIMGENPALIDKDALKNAEFLVVQDIIRTETAELADVVLPSTCWAEKEGTFTNTDKRVQKINKAVNPPGEAMDDWMIIKNLAEKLGIDLGFNSLEDIQKEVIKVIS
- a CDS encoding formylmethanofuran dehydrogenase subunit B; the encoded protein is MREIKNVVCPFCGTLCDDVVVIVDNEGHIIGTRNACRIGHAKFMHFEGAVRWREPLMRENKKDDFKKVDIDTAIEETARILVEADLPLIYGFSATECHAHVYGIELAELVRGVVSNTAEVCHGPSVWALQDVGYPICTLGEVKNRADVIIYWGSNPMHAHPRHMSRYSVFARGFFRERGREDRTLIVVDPRETDTAKLADVHLQVEPHKDYELISAMRAVLKGFELQVDKVAGVPVDLIYEAVEICKNAQFGCLFFGMGVTQSGSKHRNIDNAICLVIDLNAYTKFTLIPMRGHYNVNGFNQVCTWVTGFPLCVDFSRGYPRFNPGDTSVTDLLMRKEADAMLNIASDPGAHFPQKAVERMAEIPLICIDPHDTPTAELANIIIPPAIAGVEAEGTAYRMDGIPIQLKKVIDPPEGVLPDREILKRIISKVKEFL
- a CDS encoding CoB--CoM heterodisulfide reductase iron-sulfur subunit A family protein, with translation MEEPRIGVYVCHCGVNIGGVVDCKAVAEFAKTLKNVVVARDYKYMCADPGQEMIKKDIKEYNLNRVVVAACSPRLHEPTFRRCVAEAGLNPFLFEFANIREHCSWVHMHEPEKATEKAKDLVRMAVAKARLLEPLEFIKVGVTKRALVIGGGVAGIQAALDLADMGFETILVEKSPSVGGRMAQLDKTFPTNDCSICILAPKMVDVAKHPNVKLYAYSEVVDVQGYIGNFKVKIMKKPRYVDETKCTGCGQCAEVCPIEVPNEFDMGLGMRKAIYKPFPQAVPSKYTIDKEHCIECGLCAKVCGPKAIDFNQKPEFIEVEVGTIICAIGYDPFDPTVREEYGYGIYDNVITALELERMINASGPTGGKVIRLSDGKKPKRIAFIQCVGSRDAKVGNKYCSNVCCMYAMKNSQLIKEKSPDTEIDIYYMDIRAFSKGYEEFYERSAKQYGINFIRGRPAQILEDPKTKNLIIRAEDTLLGEIIEKEYDLVVLSVGMVPTKSADEIQRILGISRTPDQFFMEAHPKLRPVDTATDGVYLAGACQGPKDIPASVAQGSAAAARAAIPLAKGEVEVEPIVATVNEEICGGCGVCVKQCPYGAPRLVEKDGRLVCEVIAALCKGCGTCAAGCPSGALEQNHFKTIQLYKQIEGAFRDPA